The following proteins are co-located in the Chlorocebus sabaeus isolate Y175 chromosome 21, mChlSab1.0.hap1, whole genome shotgun sequence genome:
- the ZNF786 gene encoding zinc finger protein 786 — protein MAEPPRLPLTFEDVAIYFSEQEWQDLEAWQKELYKHVMRSNYETLISLDDGLPKPELISWIEHEGEPFRNWRESQKSGNIICSSGDLHFDPGFQEQLFWGSQQAVNSRKSKSHFQLDPLESQCSFGSFVSLRSDQGITLRSPQRHNARTPPPLARGPSESTLKGLPSPRNLDLPGLRDVPAWESTQHPCPVSGESCWENNHLVMHQRGQSKDRPHRAWEKFNKRAETQMPRSSPRVQRHFRCGVCAKSFRRKLCLLTHLATHAARVPFQSADGEMCFRHEQAYPSHRLPHQGEKPAQCTPCGMRSLPVDSTQARRCQQSWEGPASWRESRGASSSVHSGEKAGSRLAQEESGHQQGDTEALQHLAPAPCSCSECGERSPTSALACHCRAHTGEKPFQCPHCNKRFCLRRLLQVHQHAHGGERPFCCRKCGKGFAKQCKLTEHIRVHSGEKPFWCAKCGRNFRQRGQLLRHQRLHTDQKPFQCPECGLSFRLESMLRAHRLRHGGERPFSCSECGRGFTHQCKLREHLRVHSGERPFQCLECDKRFRLKGILKAHQHTHSKERPFSCGECGKGFTRQSKLTEHLRVHSGERPFQCPECNRSFRLKGQLLSHQRLHTGERPFQCPECDKRYRVKADMKAHQLLHSGEMPFSCECGKGFVKHSKLIEHIRTHTGEKPFQCPKCDKSFRLKAQLLSHQGLHTGERPFHCPDCDKNFRERGHMLRHQRIHRPERPFACGDCGKGFIYKSKLAEHIRVHTKSCPAPNELDIKKRLSQLFAMIEADWS, from the exons ATGATGGACTTCCAAAACCAGAACTGATATCCTGGATTGAACACGAGGGAGAGCCCTTCAGGAACTGGAGAGAATCACAGAAATCAGGAAACATAATTTGCTCCTCTGGTGATTTGCATTTTGATCCAGGTTTTCAGGAACAGCTGTTTTGGG GAAGCCAGCAGGCTGTGAattcaagaaaaagtaaaagccaTTTCCAATTAGATCCTCTTGAGAGCCAGTGTTCCTTTGGATCCTTTGTTTCCTTGAGGTCTGACCAAGGCATCACCCTCAGGAGCCCACAGAGGCACAACGCCAGGACTCCTCCACCACTAGCCCGCGGCCCCAGTGAATCTACCCTAAAAGGACTCCCAAGTCCCAGAAATCTGGATCTTCCTGGTTTGCGGGACGTCCCTGCCTGGGAGAGCACCCAGCACCCTTGTCCTGTCTCCGGGGAAAGCTGTTGGGAGAACAACCATTTAGTAATGCACCAGCGGGGCCAGTCAAAGGACCGACCACATAGGGCCTGGGAGAAATTCAACAAGAGGGCGGAGACACAGATGCCGCGGAGCAGCCCTCGGGTACAGAGGCACTTCCGGTGTGGCGTGTGCGCCAAGAGCTTCCGGAGGAAGCTGTGTCTGCTGACCCATCTGGCGACCCACGCGGCGAGGGTTCCCTTCCAGAGCGCTGACGGTGAAATGTGCTTCCGACATGAGCAGGCCTATCCCAGCCACCGCCTCCCGCACCAGGGGGAGAAGCCTGCCCAGTGCACCCCGTGCGGCATGCGCTCCCTCCCGGTGGACAGCACGCAGGCTCGCCGGTGCCAGCAGAGCTGGGAGGGGCCGGCCTCTTGGAGAGAAAGCCGCGGGGCCTCCAGCAGTGTGCACTCCGGAGAGAAGGCAGGCTCGCGCCTGGCCCAAGAGGAGAGCGGCCACCAGCAGGGGGACACGGAGGCTCTGCAGCACCTCGCACCGGCGCCCTGCTCTTGCTCGGAGTGTGGGGAGCGCTCCCCTACGAGCGCCCTCGCCTGCCACTGCAGGGCGCATACTGGAGAAAAGCCCTTCCAGTGTCCCCATTGCAACAAGCGTTTCTGCCTGCGCCGCCTGCTGCAGGTCCACCAGCACGCGCACGGTGGGGAGAGACCGTTCTGCTGCAGGAAATGTGGCAAGGGCTTCGCCAAGCAGTGTAAACTCACGGAGCACATTCGAGTCCACAGCGGAGAGAAGCCTTTCTGGTGTGCCAAGTGTGGCAGGAACTTCCGTCAGAGGGGACAGCTGCTGCGGCACCAGCGGCTGCACACGGACCAGAAGCCCTTTCAGTGCCCAGAGTGTGGGCTGAGCTTCCGCCTGGAGAGCATGCTGAGAGCCCACCGGCTCCGGCACGGCGGGGAGAGGCCGTTCTCCTGTAGCGAGTGTGGCAGAGGCTTCACCCACCAGTGCAAGCTCCGTGAGCACCTGAGGGTGCACAGCGGGGAGAGGCCTTTCCAGTGCCTGGAGTGCGACAAGCGCTTCCGCCTGAAGGGCATCCTGAAGGCCCACCAGCACACGCACAGCAAGGAGAGGCCGTTCTCGTGTGGGGAGTGTGGCAAGGGCTTCACCAGACAGTCCAAGCTCACGGAGCACTTGCGCGTGCACAGCGGGGAGAGACCCTTCCAGTGCCCAGAGTGCAACAGGAGCTTCCGCCTGAAGGGGCAGCTGCTCAGCCACCAGCGCCTGCACACCGGAGAGAGGCCCTTCCAGTGTCCAGAGTGTGACAAGCGCTATCGCGTGAAGGCCGACATGAAGGCCCACCAGCTGCTGCACAGCGGGGAGATGCCTTTCTCCTGTGAGTGCGGCAAGGGCTTTGTGAAACACTCGAAGCTCATCGAACACATCAGGACGCACACGGGAGAGAAGCCTTTTCAGTGTCCCAAGTGTGACAAGAGTTTCCGCCTGAAGGCGCAGTTGCTCAGCCATCAGGGCCTGCACACAGGGGAGAGGCCTTTCCACTGCCCTGACTGTGACAAGAACTTCCGGGAAAGGGGACACATGCTGAGGCACCAGCGCATCCACAGGCCCGAGAGGCCCTTTGCCTGTGGCGACTGTGGGAAGGGCTTCATTTACAAGTCTAAGCTTGCAGAGCACATCAGAGTACACACAAAATCCTGCCCTGCTCCAAATGAACTGGACATTAAGAAAAGGCTCAGCCAACTGTTTGCAATGATAGAGGCCGATTGGAGTTGA